Proteins from a genomic interval of Desulfofustis limnaeus:
- the ispG gene encoding flavodoxin-dependent (E)-4-hydroxy-3-methylbut-2-enyl-diphosphate synthase codes for MIKRRDTRRIMVGSVPIGGGAPISVQSMTNTDTADVERTVRQIKQLEEAGCEIIRVAVPDLEAARAIRAIRAAIDIPLIADIHFDWRLAVAAMEHGAQGIRINPGNLGGPEKLARTVAAAKQHGVPIRVGVNSGSIEKDLLHRYGYPTPDQPTALIESALRNVRLLEQQGFADIKISIKSSDVLTTINGYRQLARQVDYPLHLGVTEAGGLIAGTVKSSVALGILLHEGIGDTLRISLTRDPLEEVQVAYSLLRSLKIRERGPELISCPTCGRTRIDLFALADEVEKAIQTMRTPLKVAVMGCVVNGPGEAREADIGVAGGIGVGIIFKKGELVKKVPEEELLTVFLEELRKMEGFLEK; via the coding sequence ATGATCAAGCGGCGTGATACCAGGCGGATCATGGTCGGTTCGGTACCCATCGGCGGCGGTGCCCCGATCAGCGTACAGTCCATGACCAATACCGATACCGCCGATGTGGAGCGGACGGTCAGGCAGATCAAACAGCTCGAAGAGGCGGGCTGCGAGATCATTCGGGTGGCGGTCCCCGATCTGGAGGCCGCTCGGGCCATCCGCGCCATCCGTGCCGCCATCGACATCCCGCTTATTGCCGACATCCACTTTGATTGGCGTTTGGCGGTGGCGGCCATGGAGCACGGTGCTCAGGGGATCCGTATCAACCCCGGCAACCTCGGTGGTCCGGAAAAACTGGCCCGGACGGTGGCTGCCGCCAAACAGCATGGGGTGCCGATTCGGGTCGGGGTGAACAGCGGTTCGATCGAGAAGGATCTGTTGCACCGCTACGGCTATCCCACACCGGATCAGCCGACGGCGCTGATCGAAAGCGCCCTGCGCAATGTCCGTCTGCTGGAGCAGCAGGGATTTGCCGACATCAAGATATCGATCAAGTCCTCCGACGTACTGACTACCATTAACGGCTATCGTCAGCTCGCCCGGCAGGTCGATTATCCACTGCACCTCGGGGTTACCGAGGCCGGCGGCCTCATCGCCGGCACCGTCAAATCCAGTGTGGCGCTTGGGATTCTCCTCCATGAGGGGATTGGCGATACGCTGCGGATATCGTTGACCCGCGATCCGCTGGAAGAGGTGCAGGTGGCTTATAGCCTACTCCGTTCGCTGAAAATCAGGGAACGCGGGCCGGAACTGATTTCCTGCCCGACCTGCGGGCGGACCCGAATCGATCTCTTCGCACTGGCCGATGAGGTGGAAAAGGCGATCCAGACCATGCGGACGCCGCTCAAGGTGGCGGTCATGGGCTGTGTCGTCAACGGGCCGGGCGAGGCCCGCGAAGCTGACATCGGCGTGGCCGGCGGGATCGGGGTCGGCATCATTTTCAAAAAAGGTGAACTGGTGAAAAAGGTGCCGGAAGAGGAATTGCTGACGGTATTTCTCGAAGAATTGCGTAAGATGGAAGGGTTCCTTGAAAAATAG
- a CDS encoding IS5 family transposase → MKQFGLFDYHKRLSRIDKAGDPLVELNKVVDWEQFRVLINRALEKPRKSPAGAKGYDPILLFKILILQSLYNLSDEAMEYQILDRYSFSRFLGIREGAKVPDATTIFRFRDELAKAGVVELLFTQFDQFLREHGFRAQKGQIVDANIVRVPIQRNSREENEDIKAGKPIASWDEPKRRQKDTDARWTKKNGKAFFGYKNHVSIDVGHKFIRSYEVTDASVHDSQVFTELLDPDNTSKDVWADSAYRSEESLQELQTQGFREHLQRKGCRHKKLTAREQQGNRSRAKIRSRVEHVFGVIAMRTGSTLMRGIGMVRIRAKIGLRNLAYNVSRFALLSAV, encoded by the coding sequence ATGAAACAATTCGGACTCTTCGACTATCACAAACGCCTCTCCCGGATCGATAAAGCCGGTGATCCACTGGTCGAGCTCAACAAGGTGGTTGACTGGGAACAGTTCCGTGTCCTCATCAACCGCGCACTTGAGAAACCGCGCAAATCTCCAGCCGGCGCCAAGGGCTACGATCCGATCCTGCTGTTCAAGATCCTGATCCTTCAGTCTTTGTACAATCTCTCCGACGAGGCCATGGAGTATCAGATTCTCGATCGTTACTCGTTTTCCCGGTTCCTCGGTATTCGTGAAGGCGCCAAGGTGCCCGATGCCACCACCATCTTCCGCTTCCGGGATGAATTGGCCAAAGCCGGTGTGGTGGAACTGTTGTTTACCCAATTCGATCAATTTCTCCGAGAACATGGTTTCCGGGCCCAGAAAGGCCAGATCGTTGATGCCAACATCGTTCGCGTTCCCATCCAACGTAACAGCCGGGAAGAAAACGAGGATATCAAAGCCGGCAAACCGATCGCATCATGGGACGAACCGAAACGCCGGCAAAAAGACACGGATGCCCGCTGGACCAAGAAGAACGGCAAAGCGTTCTTTGGCTACAAGAACCATGTCAGTATTGATGTCGGTCACAAGTTCATTCGCAGCTATGAGGTCACCGACGCCAGTGTCCATGACAGCCAGGTGTTTACCGAGTTGCTTGACCCGGACAATACCAGTAAAGATGTCTGGGCCGACTCCGCTTATCGTTCTGAAGAATCGCTGCAGGAGCTGCAGACGCAAGGCTTTCGCGAACATCTGCAACGCAAGGGCTGCCGCCATAAGAAACTGACTGCAAGAGAGCAACAAGGCAACCGGAGCAGAGCGAAGATACGCAGTCGTGTCGAGCATGTCTTTGGGGTGATAGCCATGCGTACCGGCAGC